The stretch of DNA CCCGTTTCGGCCAGGGCGCAGAAGTCTTCCAGCCATTGCATGTCGAGCGGACGGTTGCCGGGACCCATATGGTGCGAAGCAGCAGAGATAGTTGTATGCGATTCGAGTATTGGACGGCGGGCGCGGCCGCCCCAATCATGGCGTCATTCCGACACGCACAAATTGGAGACGCCCATGCCTTCCATCCAGAACTACCGGGGCATTATCCCCGCAATTTCCTGCCCGTTCACGGACGATCACCGCATCGACGAACCCGCCCTGCGCCGGCTTGCCGGCTGGCTGGCTGGCCACAAGGGGGTCGTGGCCGTGATGACCAACGGCCATACCGGCGAGGTGTTCTCGCTGACCCCGGCCGAGCGCGCCCAGGTCACGCACATCGTGGCCGACGAACTGCGCGGGCGCCTGCCGGTGATTTCATCCATCGTCTGCGAGGGTGTCATCGAGGCGGCCGAGCATGCCCGCGCCGCGCGCGAGGCGGGCGCGGCGGCACTGGACGTGATGCCGCCGCACCACTGGCTGCGTTTTGGCTTTACCTCCGGACATGCTCTGCAGTATTTCGAGGCCATCCACACAGCGGCTCCCGACCTGGATCTGGTGTGTCACGTCTATCCGGCCTGGACGCGCGCGGCCTACTCGTCGCAGCTGCTGGCCGACCTGGCCCGGTTGCCCTACGTGCAGGCCTTCAAGGTGGGCCAGCGCGACATGAACAAATATGCACGCGATATCCAGGCACTGCGCGAGGCCGACGCTTCCAAGGCCATACTCACCTGTCATGACGAATATCTGCTGGCCTCGATGGTGCAGGGCGTGGACGGCGCGCTCGTGGGCTTTGCCACGTTCATCCCGCAGCTCATCATCGATTTGTGGGAGGCAGTCAAGGCCGGCGACCTCAAGCGCGCCCAGGCCATCCAGGCCGTCATCACGCCGCTCAAGGACGCGGTGTACGGCGGCGGCGAACCCACCGGCGAAGCGCATGCGCGTATGAAGGCCGGCATGCATCTGGCCGGCGTGATCGACAATCCCGCGGTGCGCCCGCCCACCGAAGCGCCGGGCAAGGCCGAGCTCGATGCCCTGCGCGCCGCGGTGGCCCAGGCCGGCCTGCTCAAGCGCTGACCGCAGTCCGGCACGCGGCGTTTCGCCGCGCGCCAGAGCCGCCCGGCCGGGCGGCGCATTATCAAAAGAGGAGACACAAAAATGAAAATGAAATTCATGCTGCACGTGGCTTTTGCCGCGCTGGCCGGCCTGGGCGGTTTTGCCGCCCAGGCCAAGTATCCCGACCATCCTGTGCGGGTCATCATCCCCTTCCCGCCGGGCGGCACGCTGGACTTGCTGGGGCGCGAACTGGCGCAGAAACTGGGGCAGCAGACCGGGCAGAGCTTCATCATCGAGAACCGCGCCGGGGGCAACGGCGTGATCGGCGCCGATGTCGTGACCCAGTCCAAGCCCGACGGCTATACCTTGCTGTTCAATGCCTCGACGTTCATCACGGCGCCCATGACGATGAAGTCGCCGCCCTACAACGTGCAAAAGAACTTCACGCCCATCGCTATGGTGGCCAAGGCGCCGCTGGCGGTATCGGTGAACAAGAATCTGCCCGTGACCGATATCGCGGGCCTGCTGGCGTATTCCAAGAGCCATCCCGGCATGACGTTCGCCGTGGGTTCCATCGGTTCGGCCGGTCATCTGGGCACCGAGCTGCTCAAGCGCGAGGGCGGGCTGAACTATATGGTGGTGCCCTACAAGGGCACGGCGCCCGCCTTCCAGGATCTGATCGGCGGGCAGATCGACGGCTTCATCGATCCGGTGCTGGGCGCGCTGGAGTCCTACAAGAGCGGCCTGCTCAAGATCCTGGCCGTGACTTCCGATAAGCGCCTGCCCAATCTGCCCGAGGTGCCGACCGTGGCCGAGACCCTCCCCGGCTACCAGGCCTATAGCTGGTACGGCCTGTGGGGACCCGCGGACGTGCCGGCCGCGGTCGTCGCCAAACTCAATGCCCAGGTCAACACGGCGCTGGCCGCGCTCGAACCCAAGTACGCGGCGCTGGGCTTGCTGCTGACGCCGGGCAGCGTTGCCGATTTCGTCAAGTTCCAACGCGAGGACATGGCTCGTTCGCGCAAGCTCATCGAAGAAGGTCACATCCGTGTCCAATGACGATTCCGACCGCGCGCTGGCCGTGGTGACCGGCAGCGGCGCGGGCATAGGCCTGGCCATCGCGCAGCGCCTGCTGGCCTCGGGCTGGCGCGTGGCGGGCCTGGACATCGGCCCGGCCGCGACGGATCACCCGGCCTACCGCCACGTGGCGGTGGACCTGTGCGATCCCCTGGCCACCCGAGCTGCCTGCGCGGCGCTGCAGGATGCCGGTGCGCTGGTGCATGCGGCGGGCATTCTGCGGGTGGGCACGCTGGAACAGCTGGCCCCGGCCGACGGCCTGCGCATGTGGACGCTGCATGTCGATGCGGCGACGCGCCTGGCCCAGGCCCTGATGCCGGCCATGGCCGGACGGGGCGCGGGCCGGGTGGTGCTGGTCGGCAGCCGGGTGGCCCAGGGCATGCCGGGCCGCAGCCAGTACGCGGCCACCAAGGCGGCCCTGGTGGCCATGGCGCGCAGCTGGGCGGCCGAATTCGCCGCGCGCGGCGTGACGGTCAATGTGGTGTCGCCCGCCGCCACGCAGACCGGCATGCTGAGCGATCCGGCGCGGGCCGCCAGCCTGCCGCGCCTGCCGCCCATCGGCCGCCTGATCCAGCCGCCGGAGATCGCCGCGCTGGTCGATTTCCTGCTCAAGCCCGAGGCCGCGGCCATCACCGGGCAAGACATCGCGATCTGCGGCGGCGCTTCGCTGCCGCGCTGAAAGATGCGCATTCCTTGAACTTCCAGACCAAGAGACCTTTCATGAAAATCGTGGACATCCGCGAATCCACCCGACCGATATGCTCGGACATCCGCAACGCCTATATCGACTTCACCAAGATGACCTTGAGCCTGGTCGCGGTGGTGACCGATGTCATCCGCGACGGCAAGCCGGTTGTGGGCTACGGCTTTAACTCGAATGGCCGCTACGGCCAGGGCGGTCTGATCCGCGACCGCTTTCGTCCGCGCGTGCTCGAGGCCGATCCGGCCTCGCTGCGGGATGACACGGGCGAGAACCTCGACCCGCACAAGATCTGGCAGCGCATGATGATCAACGAGAAGCCCGGCGGCCACGGCGAGCGCTCGGTGGCGGTGGGCACGATGGACATGGCGGTCTGGGACGCGGTCGCCAAGATCGCCGACAAACCGCTGTATCAGCTGCTGGCCGAGCGCCACGGCAACGGCCGGGCCGATCCGCGCGTGTTCGTCTACGCGGCGGGCGGCTACTACGATCCCCGCAAGGGTCTGGACGGGCTGCGGGCCGAAATGACCGGCTACCTCGAGCGCGGATACTCGGTGGTCAAGATGAAGATCGGCGGGGCCACGCTGGCCCAGGACTGCGAGCGCATCGAGTCGGTGCTCAAGATACTCGGTCCGGGGCAGCAGCTTGCGGTCGATGCCAACGGCCGCTTCGATCTGGAGACCGCCGTTGACTATGCCCGCGCGCTGTCGGCCTATCCGCTCTTCTGGTATGAGGAGGCGGGCGATCCGCTGGATTACGCGCTGCAGGCCAAATTGGCCGAGGTCTATGAGGGGCCGATGGCCACGGGCGAGAATCTGTTCTCGATGCAGGACGCGCGCAATCTGATCCGCTATGGCGGCATGCGCCCCGACCGCGATTGGCTGCAGTTCGACTGTGCGCTGAGCTATGGGCTGGTGGAGTATCTGCGCACGCTGGACATGCTCAAGGAGTATGGCTGGTCGGCGTCGCGCTGCATTCCGCACGGCGGGCATCAGATGTCGCTGGCGATTGCGGCGGGGCTTGGGTTGGGGGGTAACGAAAGTTACCCGGATCTGTTCCAGCCTTATGGCGGGTTTCCGGACGGCGTGCGGGTGCGCGATGGGTATGTGGATTTGCCGGCGTTGCCGGGGATAGGGTTCGAGGGCAAGGCGGATTTGATTTCGGAGATGCGGGCGTTGGCGGGGTAATTGTTGTTTTGAGTTTTTTTACGCCCGCGGTGCCGATGCTCTGGGCATCTCATCTTGTTTCATCTCGTCCCGTTTCGTTTCGGCTCACCTCACCTCAAGACGCGGCTCATCAGCACTTCGTCGATCAATTCGCCGTTGACGCAGAGCGAATCGGGCTCGCGGCCGTATTCCACGAAGCCCAGATCGGCGTAGAGCGCCATTGCCGCGGTGTTGTCCGCGGCGGCCGTCAGGTGGACCCGGCGCACGCCGGGCATGGTGGCGGCACGCGCCAGGGCGGCTTGCAGGAGCTGCCGGGCCAGGCCCCTGCCGCGGTGTTCGGGGTCGACATAGACGCCCCAGATGAAGGCCTTGTGGCGCGCCTTGAGCTTGCCGTACTGCGAGATGCAGGTCATGCCGACCATGCGGCCTTCGGCGAAGGCGCCCAGGACGGCGCTTTTTTCGTCTGCCTCGGCCAGGCGCAGGAAATGGTCCAGGCCCAGTAATTCCTCTTCCTCCATGCTCGATCCGAAGGCGCGCGGCGCCTCGGTCAGTGCGGTCAGGCGCACCTCTCGAAGGGCCGAGGTGTCGGGGGCGGCGAGCAGGCGTATCTGTATGGGGTTGGACATGTCGGCGAGAGGCGGGCGAGGAGCGGGCGAGTCCCTAAAGTATGTCACGCATCGGCTCGCGCAGGACCATGGCGATCGGGTGTGTCGGGCGGCCGTAGGTTTTTGTCAACTTGCTGTATCGGACTCGCTGTAAACTCGCGTCCGTTATTTGGCCCGAGGCCCCCGTCGCCGGTGTGTACAGGTCCCATCCTCATCCAGGAGCGCCTGCATGAAATTTCGCTTTCCCATCTTCATCATCGACGAGGATTACCGGTCCGAGAACGCGTCGGGCCTGGGTGTCCGGGCCCTGGCCTCGGCTATCGAGGCCGAGGGCGTGGAGGTGATCGGCGTCACCAGCTACGGCGACCTGACTTCCTTTGCCCAGCAGCAAAGCCGCGCCAGCGCCTTCATCCTGTCCATCGACGACGAAGAGTTCGACGACGCCTCGCCCGAGGGCGTGGCCGGCGCCATCAAGAACCTGCGCGCCTTCATCGGCGAGGTGCGGTTCCGCAATGCCGACATTCCCATCTATTTGTACGGCGAGACGCGCACGTCCGAGCACATTCCCAACGACATCCTGCGCGAGCTGCACGGCTTTATCCACATGTTCGAGGACACCCCCGAATTCGTGGCACGCCACATCATCCGCGAAGCCAAGAGCTACGTCGATGGCCTGGCGCCGCCCTTCTTTCGGGAACTGGTCGACTATGCGCAGGACGGTTCGTACTCCTGGCACTGCCCGGGCCACTCGGGCGGCGTGGCGTTCCTGAAGAGTCCGGTGGGCCAGATGTTCCACCAGTTCTTCGGCGAGAACATGCTGCGCGCCGACGTCTGCAACGCGGTGGACGAACTGGGCCAGCTGCTGGACCATACCGGCCCGGTAGCCGAGTCCGAGATCAACGCCGCGCGCATCTTCAACGCCGACCACTGCTTTTTCATCACCAACGGCACATCCACCTCGAACAAGGTGGTGTGGCATGCCAACGTGGCCGCGGGGGACGTGGTGGTGGTGGACCGCAATTGCCACAAGTCCATCCTGCACGCCATCACGATGACCGGCGCGATTCCGGTGTTCCTGCGCCCCACGCGCAACCACCTGGGCATCATCGGCCCCATTCCGCTGGAAGAGTTCGACCCCGAGAACATCCGCAAGAAGATCGAGGCCAATCCCTTCGCCCGGGAGGCCAAGAACAAGGAGCCGCGCATTCTCACGCTGACGCAGAGCACCTACGACGGCGTGATCTACAACGTGGAAATGATCAAGGAAAAGCTGGGCAGTTACGTCGACACGCTGCACTTTGACGAGGCCTGGCTGCCGCACGCGGCCTTCCACGAGTTCTACCAGGACATGCACGCCATCGGCACCAACCGTCCGCGCAGTCATGACGCGATGGTGTTCGCCACGCACTCCACGCACAAGCTGCTGGCGGGCATTTCGCAGGCCTCGCAGATCATCGTGCAGGAGTCCGAGACGCGCAAGCTGGACCGCAACGTGTTCAACGAGGCCTACCTCATGCACACGTCCACCTCGCCGCAGTACGCCATCATCGCTTCGTGCGACGTGGCCGCGGCCATGATGGAGCCGCCAGGGGGCACCGCGCTGGTCGAGGAAAGCATCAAGGAAGCCATGGATTTTCGCCGCGCCATGCGCAAGGTGGAGTCCGAGTTCGGCAAGAACGACTGGTGGTTCAAGGTCTGGGGGCCGAACCGCCTGCCCAGCGAGGGCATAGGCAACCGCGGCGAGTGGCTGCTGGAGTCCAACGACCACTGGCACGGCTTCGGCGACCTGGCCGAGGGCTTCAACATGCTCGATCCGATCAAGGCCACGGTGGTCACGCCGGGGCTGGACATGTCGGGCAGCTTCGGCGAGACGGGCATCCCGGCCGCGCTGGTGTCCAAGTACCTGACCGAGCACGGCGTGGTGGTCGAGAAGACGGGCCTGTATTCCTTCTTCATCCTGTTCACCATCGGCATCACCAAGGGCCGCTGGAACACGCTGCTGACCGATCTGCAGCAGTTCAAGGACGACTACGACCGCAACCAGCCGCTGTGGCGCATCCTGCCCGAGTTCTGCCGCGCGCATCGCCGCTACGAGCGCATGGGCCTGCGCGATCTGTGCCAGCAGATCCACGAAGCCTATCGCGCCAACGATGTGGCGCGGCTGACCACCGAGATGTACCTGAGCGACATGGTGCCGGCCCTGAAGCCTTCCGACGCCTTTGCCCGCATGGCGCACCGCGAGGTCGAACGGGTGGCCATCGATGCGCTGGAGGGCCGCGTGACCGGCGTGCTGCTCACGCCCTATCCGCCGGGCATTCCGCTGCTGATTCCGGGCGAACGCTTCAACAAGACCATCGTGCAGTACTTGCAGTTCGCCCGCGAGTTCAATCTGAAATTCCCGGGCTTCGAGACCTATATCCACGGCCTGGCCGAGGACATCGGGCCGGACGGCGAGAGGCGGTTCTACGTGGATTGCCTGATCGAGGACTGACTCGGTCGGGTTCTCGACTGAGCTGAGCCTGTTGAGTTCTTGATCCGTCCCAGCTTGCCGCAGACGGCTCAAGAACTCTATAGCAACCAGGCCGCTGATCTTGTCCAGGGCCGGCGCGCTCATCACGACAAAGGCATGCCCTCGAACAGGGGATAGAGAAAGCCCACGGTCACGAAAGTCGCGCACAGCTGCGGGTTGAATTTCGCGCGTTCGGCGATGCCGCCCGAGACAATGGCCGGGATCGCCGCCGCGAAAGTCAGAAGAAAAAAACGCACCCGCTGATGGGCGTTGTGCTGCGCCGGGGCATTCGCGTCGCTGGTGAACTGCACGCCGTAGGCGGTGGTGTAGCCGATAAAAAAGTAGGCGATGGTCGATACCGGGAAATCGACCAATATCTTCACGAGCGCGTTGACTTGGGTTTTCTTGCGGACCGTGCCTAATTTCAGGAAAGCCAAGCCCGCGGGCATGGCGGACACCCTGCCCGTGTGAAGGGTCGACCGGAAGCCTCGTTTCGGTGCCCAAGCCTCAGTTCGGTGGTTTATTGAATTGATTTGCCGCCTTGCGCCAGCTGGCGCAACTGCCGCAGGGCTTCGTCGGTCAGGTCGATGCCCGAAGCGCGCGCGGCGCGTTCGCGTTCATCGCGTCTTGCGCCGGGCAGGCGCACCTGCGCATCCTGCAGCATGGCGGCGACCAGCGTCTCGATGCGCTCGAAGAAGACCTCCTGCCCGGCCAGCGCGCGCGGGTCGATGACCAGGAAAGCCTGGCCGATCCGCGGCCGGTTGCCTTCATCGGCCAGGAAGGAATCGGCCTCGAATCCGAATCGGGCGCCGGTCAAGGCGCACGCCAGCAGTTCGACGATCAACGCCAACATTGCGCCCTTGACGCCGCCTGCCGGCAGCATGCTGCCGGCCATGCCCGCCTTGGGGTCGGTGGTAGGCTGGCCGTCGGCGTCCAGCGCCCAGCCCAATGGAATGGGCTGGCCGTCGCGCGCGGCGACCATCAGCTTGCCTCGCGCCGCCGCCGACAGCGACAGATCGATCAGCAGCGGTTCGGCTTCGCGGCGCGGAAACACGGCGGCGATGGGGTTGGTGCCGAACAGCGCACGCCTGCCCCCCCAGGCCGGCATGGCGGCGGGGGAATTGCTGAAAGCCAGCCCCACCATCCCGGCCTGTGCGATGGCCTCCAGGTGCAGCCCGGCCGCGCCGAAGTGATGGCTGTTGGTGACGCCGGCGAAGGCGACGCCCAGGCGCGCCGCGCGCGCCACCGCTTCGCTCACCGCCAACGCGCAAGCCGGGAACGCCAGGCCGTCGGCGGCGTTCACCAGCAGCCCGGCGCCATGCTCGTGCAGAATCACCGGCAGCGCGGCGCCGTCGACGCGGCCGTTGCTCAAGTGCGCGCAATAGGCGGGAACGCGCGATACGCCGTGCGAAGCCAGCCCCTGCGCCTCGGCCCTGACCAGTGCCTGCGCAGTCGAGCGGGCCATGGCGGGCGAAGCGCCGTGGGCGCCCAGGGCCTGTTCGGCCAGTTGCTCAAGTTCGTCGAATGCGATGCGTGCCATGGTGAGAGATTCCGATAAAAAAAGCGCGGACGGGTGGGAGCTTCAGGCGTGCAGGGCCTCATCCACGCGCTGCGCCACCAGGCTGCAGACGCGTTCGTTGGCTTCCTGCGTGAGGCCTGCGATGTGAGGCGTCAGGATCAGATTGGGGGCGTTGGCCAGCGGGCTGTCCGCCGGCAGTGGCTCCTGTCCGAAGACATCGATCGCCGCGCCGCGCAGCGCCCCGTGCCGCAGCGCCGCGGCCAGAGCGGCCTCGTCGACGATACCCCCGCGCGCCGTGTTGATCAGGATGGCGCCCGGTTTCATGCGCGCCAGGCGCGCGGCGTCGAACAGGCCTGCGGTCTGGGGCGTCAGGGGAACGTGCAGGCTGACGGCGTCGCACTCGGCCAGCAGGTCGTCCAGCGCCAGGGGGCGCACGCCAGTCTCGGCCCAGACGGGCGCGCCGGCATCCAGCATGGGGTCGTGCGCGGCGATTTTCATGTCCAGTCCGCGCGCCAGGCGCGCGGTCAACTGGCCGATGCCGCCAAAGCCGACGATGCCCAGCGTGCGGCCTTGCGCCTCCAGCCCGCTGGACAGGGCCGTGCGCGGCCAGGCGCCTGCGGCCACCTGCGCGCTGTGGATGTATGCGCCGCGCAGCAGCGCCAGCGTCGTCGCGATCACGTATTCCGCCACGGCCCGCGCGTTGGCGCCCGTGGCGGGAATCACCCGCACGCCGCGTTCGGCGCAGGCGGGCAATTCGATGTTGTCCAGGCCCACTCCCAGGCGCCCCACCGCGCGCAGCCGCGGCGCGGCAGCCAGCAGCGCCGCGTCGACCCGGGTGCGGTTGCGCACGATCAGCGCGTCGGCTGCCTCGCAGGCCTGCAGCAGCGCATCGCGGCGGTCCACTAGGTCGGGGTCGTAGCGCACGGTGTGGCGCGCCGCAAGCATCGCGACGGCGGCGTCGTCCATGAATTCTGAAATGACGATCAGCATGAGAGGGGTCCAGGTCGAGGGAGAGGAACGGGTTCAGGAAGTGTGGATGCCGGACTCCTGGATGACCTTGCGCCAGGTCTGCACCTGCGTGTCCAGGTATTTGCCGAATTCAGCCGGGCCGCGCGGCTGCGGGATGAAGCCCAGGCGGGTCATGTCGCGCTGCATGGCCGGCTTGTCCATTTCGGCCACGATTGCCGCGCTCGCGCGCTGCACGATGTCCGCCGGCGTGCCGGCGGGCACCATGATGCCGGTGAAGTTTTCCACGATGAGGTCGGGGATGCCGGCTTCGGCCACGGTCGGGACATCGGGCACGTCCGGACTGCGCTGGTGCGTGGTGAGCGCCAGCGCCCGCAGCGTGCCGCTTTTGACGTATGCCAGGGATTCCGGATAGTTGGAGAACACCACATCGATCTGCCCGCCGATGAGATCGGTGAGCGAGGGGGCGCCCCCCGTGTAGGGCACATGTGTGAACCGGGTGCCGGTCAGTTTCTCGTACAACGCCAGCGTCAGGTGCGGCGGCGAGCCGTTGCCGCTGGAGCCGGCGGTGAGCCGTTTGGCCTTGGCGGCCTTGAGCAGATCGCCCATGGTCTTGATCGGACTCTTGGCATTGACCACCACCATCATGGGCGATGCGGCCAGGCCGGCCAGCGGCGCCAGGTCCTTGAGCAGGTCGTATCCCGAATTCTTGAACAGCGTGGCGTTGGCCGCGTGCGTCATGGTGATGGCCAGCCAGGTGTAGCCGTCGGGGCGGGCCCGCGCCACAAAGGCGGCGCCGATGTTGGCATTGCCGCCGGGCCTGTTCTGGATGATGAGGTTCCAGCCATGATTCGCACCCAGGGCCTTGCCGACCAGGCGGGCGGCCACGTCGGTCAACCCGCCGGGCGGAAACGGCACGACGTACTGGATGGGCGATGTGGGCCAGG from Bordetella sp. FB-8 encodes:
- a CDS encoding dihydrodipicolinate synthase family protein produces the protein MPSIQNYRGIIPAISCPFTDDHRIDEPALRRLAGWLAGHKGVVAVMTNGHTGEVFSLTPAERAQVTHIVADELRGRLPVISSIVCEGVIEAAEHARAAREAGAAALDVMPPHHWLRFGFTSGHALQYFEAIHTAAPDLDLVCHVYPAWTRAAYSSQLLADLARLPYVQAFKVGQRDMNKYARDIQALREADASKAILTCHDEYLLASMVQGVDGALVGFATFIPQLIIDLWEAVKAGDLKRAQAIQAVITPLKDAVYGGGEPTGEAHARMKAGMHLAGVIDNPAVRPPTEAPGKAELDALRAAVAQAGLLKR
- a CDS encoding tripartite tricarboxylate transporter substrate-binding protein, which gives rise to MKMKFMLHVAFAALAGLGGFAAQAKYPDHPVRVIIPFPPGGTLDLLGRELAQKLGQQTGQSFIIENRAGGNGVIGADVVTQSKPDGYTLLFNASTFITAPMTMKSPPYNVQKNFTPIAMVAKAPLAVSVNKNLPVTDIAGLLAYSKSHPGMTFAVGSIGSAGHLGTELLKREGGLNYMVVPYKGTAPAFQDLIGGQIDGFIDPVLGALESYKSGLLKILAVTSDKRLPNLPEVPTVAETLPGYQAYSWYGLWGPADVPAAVVAKLNAQVNTALAALEPKYAALGLLLTPGSVADFVKFQREDMARSRKLIEEGHIRVQ
- a CDS encoding SDR family NAD(P)-dependent oxidoreductase — its product is MSNDDSDRALAVVTGSGAGIGLAIAQRLLASGWRVAGLDIGPAATDHPAYRHVAVDLCDPLATRAACAALQDAGALVHAAGILRVGTLEQLAPADGLRMWTLHVDAATRLAQALMPAMAGRGAGRVVLVGSRVAQGMPGRSQYAATKAALVAMARSWAAEFAARGVTVNVVSPAATQTGMLSDPARAASLPRLPPIGRLIQPPEIAALVDFLLKPEAAAITGQDIAICGGASLPR
- a CDS encoding mandelate racemase/muconate lactonizing enzyme family protein — protein: MKIVDIRESTRPICSDIRNAYIDFTKMTLSLVAVVTDVIRDGKPVVGYGFNSNGRYGQGGLIRDRFRPRVLEADPASLRDDTGENLDPHKIWQRMMINEKPGGHGERSVAVGTMDMAVWDAVAKIADKPLYQLLAERHGNGRADPRVFVYAAGGYYDPRKGLDGLRAEMTGYLERGYSVVKMKIGGATLAQDCERIESVLKILGPGQQLAVDANGRFDLETAVDYARALSAYPLFWYEEAGDPLDYALQAKLAEVYEGPMATGENLFSMQDARNLIRYGGMRPDRDWLQFDCALSYGLVEYLRTLDMLKEYGWSASRCIPHGGHQMSLAIAAGLGLGGNESYPDLFQPYGGFPDGVRVRDGYVDLPALPGIGFEGKADLISEMRALAG
- a CDS encoding GNAT family N-acetyltransferase, yielding MSNPIQIRLLAAPDTSALREVRLTALTEAPRAFGSSMEEEELLGLDHFLRLAEADEKSAVLGAFAEGRMVGMTCISQYGKLKARHKAFIWGVYVDPEHRGRGLARQLLQAALARAATMPGVRRVHLTAAADNTAAMALYADLGFVEYGREPDSLCVNGELIDEVLMSRVLR
- a CDS encoding arginine/lysine/ornithine decarboxylase; the encoded protein is MKFRFPIFIIDEDYRSENASGLGVRALASAIEAEGVEVIGVTSYGDLTSFAQQQSRASAFILSIDDEEFDDASPEGVAGAIKNLRAFIGEVRFRNADIPIYLYGETRTSEHIPNDILRELHGFIHMFEDTPEFVARHIIREAKSYVDGLAPPFFRELVDYAQDGSYSWHCPGHSGGVAFLKSPVGQMFHQFFGENMLRADVCNAVDELGQLLDHTGPVAESEINAARIFNADHCFFITNGTSTSNKVVWHANVAAGDVVVVDRNCHKSILHAITMTGAIPVFLRPTRNHLGIIGPIPLEEFDPENIRKKIEANPFAREAKNKEPRILTLTQSTYDGVIYNVEMIKEKLGSYVDTLHFDEAWLPHAAFHEFYQDMHAIGTNRPRSHDAMVFATHSTHKLLAGISQASQIIVQESETRKLDRNVFNEAYLMHTSTSPQYAIIASCDVAAAMMEPPGGTALVEESIKEAMDFRRAMRKVESEFGKNDWWFKVWGPNRLPSEGIGNRGEWLLESNDHWHGFGDLAEGFNMLDPIKATVVTPGLDMSGSFGETGIPAALVSKYLTEHGVVVEKTGLYSFFILFTIGITKGRWNTLLTDLQQFKDDYDRNQPLWRILPEFCRAHRRYERMGLRDLCQQIHEAYRANDVARLTTEMYLSDMVPALKPSDAFARMAHREVERVAIDALEGRVTGVLLTPYPPGIPLLIPGERFNKTIVQYLQFAREFNLKFPGFETYIHGLAEDIGPDGERRFYVDCLIED
- a CDS encoding Ldh family oxidoreductase; amino-acid sequence: MARIAFDELEQLAEQALGAHGASPAMARSTAQALVRAEAQGLASHGVSRVPAYCAHLSNGRVDGAALPVILHEHGAGLLVNAADGLAFPACALAVSEAVARAARLGVAFAGVTNSHHFGAAGLHLEAIAQAGMVGLAFSNSPAAMPAWGGRRALFGTNPIAAVFPRREAEPLLIDLSLSAAARGKLMVAARDGQPIPLGWALDADGQPTTDPKAGMAGSMLPAGGVKGAMLALIVELLACALTGARFGFEADSFLADEGNRPRIGQAFLVIDPRALAGQEVFFERIETLVAAMLQDAQVRLPGARRDERERAARASGIDLTDEALRQLRQLAQGGKSIQ
- a CDS encoding hydroxyacid dehydrogenase, with translation MLIVISEFMDDAAVAMLAARHTVRYDPDLVDRRDALLQACEAADALIVRNRTRVDAALLAAAPRLRAVGRLGVGLDNIELPACAERGVRVIPATGANARAVAEYVIATTLALLRGAYIHSAQVAAGAWPRTALSSGLEAQGRTLGIVGFGGIGQLTARLARGLDMKIAAHDPMLDAGAPVWAETGVRPLALDDLLAECDAVSLHVPLTPQTAGLFDAARLARMKPGAILINTARGGIVDEAALAAALRHGALRGAAIDVFGQEPLPADSPLANAPNLILTPHIAGLTQEANERVCSLVAQRVDEALHA
- a CDS encoding tripartite tricarboxylate transporter substrate binding protein, which encodes MKDNVHALVDKDRRRVLRVAGAAGLLGSLPLRAALAQNSWPTSPIQYVVPFPPGGLTDVAARLVGKALGANHGWNLIIQNRPGGNANIGAAFVARARPDGYTWLAITMTHAANATLFKNSGYDLLKDLAPLAGLAASPMMVVVNAKSPIKTMGDLLKAAKAKRLTAGSSGNGSPPHLTLALYEKLTGTRFTHVPYTGGAPSLTDLIGGQIDVVFSNYPESLAYVKSGTLRALALTTHQRSPDVPDVPTVAEAGIPDLIVENFTGIMVPAGTPADIVQRASAAIVAEMDKPAMQRDMTRLGFIPQPRGPAEFGKYLDTQVQTWRKVIQESGIHTS